The following coding sequences lie in one Arachis stenosperma cultivar V10309 chromosome 5, arast.V10309.gnm1.PFL2, whole genome shotgun sequence genomic window:
- the LOC130978979 gene encoding annexin D5-like, with protein MATLVVPPIPPCPRDDAMHLHHALKGLKCDTDAVVNLLAHRDATQRANIVHEFRAIYSEELSECLEKELHGKLESAILLWMHDPVVRDAVIIRQCLAVDASFHGATEIICSRTHSQMQSIKEVYLSKFGASVDHDVEAHTSADHKKILLAYLNNPRDESDEVDMEQAGKDAKALYKAGEKRLGTDEDTFIKIFSERSAPHLVAVNSYYNHVHGHSLKKAVKNETSGHFRHALLTIVQCAENPAKYFAKVLYKSMKGLGTDDVTLTRIIVTRTEIDMHYIKIEYFKKYHKTLNDAVHSDTLGHYRDFLLQLLGPNV; from the exons ATGGCTACCTTGGTTGTACCCCCAATTCCTCCATGCCCAAGAGATGATGCTATGCATCTTCACCATGCTTTAAAAG GACTTAAGTGTGATACCGATGCTGTTGTGAATCTCCTTGCTCATAGAGATGCCACACAACGAGCCAATATAGTACACGAATTCAGAGCTATATATTCTGAGGAACTTTCTGAATGCCTAGAGAAGGAGCTTCATGGAAAGTTAGAg AGTGCGATTCTTCTGTGGATGCATGATCCTGTAGTGCGCGACGCAGTAATCATTAGGCAGTGTCTAGCTGTGGACGCAAGCTTCCACGGTGCCACCGAAATAATATGTTCACGCACTCATTCGCAGATGCAATCCATAAAAGAAGTCTATCTTTCCAAGTTTGGTGCTTCTGTTGACCATGATGTTGAAGCACACACCTCGGCCGACCATAAAAAG ATCTTGCTTGCATATTTGAACAACCCTCGTGATGAAAGCGATGAGGTTGACATGGAACAAGCTGGGAAAGATGCAAAGGCTTTGTATAAAGCAGGGGAAAAGAGACTTGGAACAGATGAGGACActtttatcaaaattttcagCGAACGGAGTGCACCACATTTGGTTGCTGTCAACTCCTACTACAACCATGTGCATGGTCACTCACTCAAGAAG GCGGTAAAGAATGAAACATCAGGGCATTTCCGTCATGCGCTTTTAACAATAGTCCAATGCGCCGAAAATCCTGCAAAATATTTTGCAAAG GTGTTGTATAAGTCAATGAAAGGGTTGGGAACTGATGATGTTACACTTACAAGGATAATTGTAACGAGGACTGAGATCGACATGCACTATATCAAAATCGAATATTTTAAGAAATACCACAAGACATTGAACGATGCAGTTCACTCAGATACACTTGGCCACTATAGGGATTTTCTTCTTCAGCTTTTAGGTCCCAATGTATAG